A stretch of DNA from Triticum dicoccoides isolate Atlit2015 ecotype Zavitan chromosome 2A, WEW_v2.0, whole genome shotgun sequence:
CGTGAAAAATGTTCCAAGTCATCTGTGTCTAACAAAACCGAGCATGAAAAACTCAAAACCGAGCGTGAAAAACGTTCAAGTCATCCTTGTCGCGGCTCTCTCTAAACAGAGCTCATATACGGATTCCTAATAGCTCAACTTCATCTATAAAAATCCAATGGCTTCCAAGCATTCAAAACTAAACGTATAGAATGAGACCTCTCACAGATGCAATTTGTGGTAACGACCTTGtcttgttttcttcaatatgcatcgACATTTTTCTGATTTCTGATTAATCTGGCAAGGAAAAGCAAGAAAGTATCACATGAATAAGATGTAATGGAACAGAGTAACTTTCGTGGTCATTGATGGTTTGACTTTGCTATCAATCAATCAATATTTTGGAGAAAATCTCAACCGACCTCATGAAAGGTAGCATCATCAAACCATGGCATGAACAAACAAACCATGTACTGACAAAACAGAAGTAGATGGATATAGCTGGGCAAAGGGTATCATACCATACTTCATAGCATTCTTCTGTCACAACATTCTGCAAAATAGCTGTGCACCAAGTTGATCACATGTTAAACAGGACTGATAAGTAGTTCATGAGCAACTTAACATGGCTTCATACTGTGTACAACTGAAGCCACGTCACCAGTGACACACATTCCATATTCCCATTGACTGGGCAGAGGTTTTAATCAAGACAAAAAAGAAAACTGAGTGTTTTGCTGCAACTCAAGTTCCCAGCAGAGCTTATCCATCTGAATCTAGTCGTAACAGAATGAAAGCAAATATTATTCTAGACTAGGGAGAGTAACATGGCATATTAACAAAATATTCCAGACTCTTTGCATAATGTGCCTGCTTAACTGTCAAATCAGAAATACTTCCCACAGCATGACTTACACGTTAAAGCAGTAATGAAAGtagaaacacatcaagagatgactTGTAAAACAGAGTCGATACGCACATGGTCGAAATCTTACATAGCAGATCGATACAACAATAGGTCAACATCTTACATAGCTGATCAAATACTTGAACAGACAAAATACTACTGTCAAACCAGAGAAATAGATAGATATAATAGGTATACTTCATAACATTCACGCCCGAGCACTGTCAAACATATATCCCACTCATAGAATAACCTTGTTGGTTCGAAGAATAGGTGACCAAGCAATGGTAATCTTCACCGTAGAGCCGGCAAGGACACATTCATGTTCACTTATGCCGCAATACTGAGGCTTGACCATGAAATCAGCTTTCGCAGAAACTTTAGGAGGAGAGTCTGGAGTCGAGTCTGAGTAGGCTTCCATGAAAACATTCAAGGTTTCTTCCAATTCTTCAGAAACGTCTCTAACTCTCCTTAATTCAACAGAAACAAAATGCCTTGACAGATCAAGGTAACCATCTTCTTCGCCTATTGGCATCTTCCCACCATCACAATGACGAGAATCAAGCAACACAACTTGGGTGGGCGGGGCAGTTCCTTGGCCTCCATGAGGTGGTGAGGAGCAGGCAACTCGGCCTCCATGAATGAAAGGGGATGTATTGCCTTTAACAAAGCCACCGACATGCAAGAAAGTTGCTTGGACTGATTGACAGTACAGTTGCTGCAGGCTTAACTCTGTTGTGCAAAGGCGGTTATTCAAGGTAAGAGTATATAAACCATTATCGGTATGATAGCCACTGTACTGGCATCTTTTAGTGATCAACACTCTGTCTTCAGACTCTGTTGGGCCTTTAAGTTTTAGTTGGACTTCGAGGTCAACAGGGTCCTTGGCCAAAATTGCACGAGATGGGCCAGTCAAGCACAAGAAGGGTTTCTGCAGGCATCATAATTACACATGCTTAATTGCAACAAACTAAGACATATGAGACGATGAGGATATAAAAGGATATTTAATAGAATACGGCAGGCGCTTACTTCTTGGGTGATCTCTTGGAAGTTCCCCCTTTCCCTCAAGAAGAGAATATTGCGTCTACGATCCACATTGTCTCGTGCGGCGACGACACCATACACTTGGAGTGGCCATTCCAGGAGTGGCCATTTGAGGTCCAAATCGATGTTGGCAATTTTAAAAGACAAGATCTGCAAGGTGGTCCCGTAGGTAGCAAGATGGTGTGGGATCTGTCTGGGCGTGTAGTGTGTAAAGTGCATGGGGCTCACTAGGGCTGCAGAGTTTTGCCAACAGAAATAAGTTAGTGTACATCGATCCTAATAAACCATGAATCGGTACTTGCTACAAGGAAGGAATTTGCTGGTTGGCAATTAGAGAACGAACACTGCTGTGTGATTAACTAGGAGTGTTGGCCATATCTTACTTATGAATTCAAAGTGTTCAACAAAAGATGTCAAGCCTTGACAGTAGCCCTCGAAGTCACTCGCGTCGAACTCCATCTGCCTCCTGGCCTTCTCCTTATTATCCATCTTCTCATATTCCAGCCTGGACTTgagcctcttctccctctcctctgaAGAAGTCAGCACCTTCTCATAAGGATACTTGTGCCGGAAAGGGGTCAGTTCCAATTTGAGCTTGGACATGTCACGGCGCACATCAGCTAGCCGCTGTAAGATGCCGTCAATCCCCGACTGTGGTGCCTTGTCATGTTCATCTTTCGtctccttgctgctgctgctgctgctgcagatgAGTGGGGCTGAAGGTATGATCCTGTAATTCATAAAAGCGACCATCTCGTCCATCTGCGCACAGAGCTCCTTGATCTCCTGCTCAGAGATAATGGAGTTTGATTTGCCTAGGTCCATCTCCACATCCCCCTCCTCCGGGTTCTTGATCTGCTGCTTTGATTTGCCTCCGTTCATCTTGTCCTTCCGAAGCTCCTCATCCGCAACCTCGCCATACTTGAATTGGGTCATCTCTGTATCCACATGCCCGCCTCTGGCAGCCATCGACTCAATGGCCTCTTCCGAATCCATCCGCTCGACGCCGATCTTGCCGTCCCTGGCAGCCATGGCCCCACTCTGATCCTCAGCGAGAATTGAACTCGTACCCGGAGAGCCCAGCTTGCGGATTTTGAACGGCGGAGGGCTCCCCTCCACGACATCTTCCCCGCCGCCATCCGCCGTCGCAGATCTTGTGGGGGAAGGGATGGGGTCGTTGAGATTGCCatactcgccgccgccgctgccgccgacgccgccgccgccatccatcGCAGTTCTTGTGGTGGTGGGGATACGGGTGTTCAGTGGCGAATCTACAGGGCAGGCTTTAGCAGGCTCGAGCCTGCCCTCCAGCGCTGCCAATTTTTTTTTATACTACACTTAAGGCCCAGCCCAGCCAAACGTTTGATGTTTCCAGCCCAGCCCCACACCACTTGTTCGCTGGCTCGCTCGCACGAGGCCGTTGCTGCTTTCCATCGTCCCAGAGAGCACGCACGAGGCTGCTACCATTACTATATTATTATAGTtcgaaccatggcaattttgctaaaGTCTAACATTTGATAAGTTTCAAATAATTCCAAAAAATTACAGTAAATACTATGTGTGCCCAGTAGTATCTGGGAAATTCTGAGGTAATTTGGGTTGCAAGATTTTGAGATACCATATTTTGCTAAACATAACCAATTTTTGGTTCAAAATTTTATATTTTGAAAAAATTCTGAAACACTTCTAGTGCACAGTACATGTTTTCAGTAGTATTCTGGCAAATTTTGACCTTCTTTGAAAAAAAGAATTGAGAGTCAGTATTTTTTTTCACATCGTTACTTTGAGCCCGCCCTCAATTTTCTTCCAAGATTCGCcactcaccaccgccgccgccgctctctctctgcgttagagcatctccagcgttGGGCCCCCGAGAGGGGCTAAAAATCCCCCCTgagggcgcaccggcgctaaactgTGCACTGGGGGTGTGAtgcccccagtcgcggcgcccacgttttttttgaaaaagtcaaaTACGGCGCAAACACGCTCAAGtttaacgcaaacatcggcgagttcgttcaaatttaaatatattttacaaaaaaatgaaaaaaaaactagcACGGGCTGCCCCCGCCGTCTCCATCGCCGTTCCTCGCCGTCTAC
This window harbors:
- the LOC119353402 gene encoding uncharacterized protein LOC119353402: MDGGGGVGGSGGGEYGNLNDPIPSPTRSATADGGGEDVVEGSPPPFKIRKLGSPGTSSILAEDQSGAMAARDGKIGVERMDSEEAIESMAARGGHVDTEMTQFKYGEVADEELRKDKMNGGKSKQQIKNPEEGDVEMDLGKSNSIISEQEIKELCAQMDEMVAFMNYRIIPSAPLICSSSSSSKETKDEHDKAPQSGIDGILQRLADVRRDMSKLKLELTPFRHKYPYEKVLTSSEEREKRLKSRLEYEKMDNKEKARRQMEFDASDFEGYCQGLTSFVEHFEFITLVSPMHFTHYTPRQIPHHLATYGTTLQILSFKIANIDLDLKWPLLEWPLQVYGVVAARDNVDRRRNILFLRERGNFQEITQEKPFLCLTGPSRAILAKDPVDLEVQLKLKGPTESEDRVLITKRCQYSGYHTDNGLYTLTLNNRLCTTELSLQQLYCQSVQATFLHVGGFVKGNTSPFIHGGRVACSSPPHGGQGTAPPTQVVLLDSRHCDGGKMPIGEEDGYLDLSRHFVSVELRRVRDVSEELEETLNVFMEAYSDSTPDSPPKVSAKADFMVKPQYCGISEHECVLAGSTVKITIAWSPILRTNKVIL